A single Camarhynchus parvulus chromosome 5, STF_HiC, whole genome shotgun sequence DNA region contains:
- the LOC115903953 gene encoding LOW QUALITY PROTEIN: serine/threonine-protein kinase pim-1-like (The sequence of the model RefSeq protein was modified relative to this genomic sequence to represent the inferred CDS: deleted 1 base in 1 codon) encodes MARLQKALLGLQLLLAPPGRRSLGLQPRPSPRAESSPRGRGQRRCRRAALPWGSCSRLCALPGPGSAARQPVGCGAVTLPGAQQGAGESGAPAGPGPLHWRALGVPGRGADGCARPFAGQKRELQELYQLGPQLGSGGFGTVFSGIRLSDGSPVAIKRVARESVLQWVELPDGTRVPMEIVLMEKVRSGCYNIIQLLDWFELPDSFVLVMERPEAWQDLPQFLLEHGLLSEEAARWLFVQVLEAVRHCTACGVLHRDIKPENLLVDPESGDLKLIDFGCGTFLQERAYTRFAGTHAYSPPEWIWLGCYHGHAATVWSLGVLLYVMVCGSLPFEDDHAIVLGQLFFWQQVSPECQHLIRWCLAKHPAERLQLEEIPRHPWVQGRRF; translated from the exons ATGGCACGGCTTCAGAAAGCCCTGCTTGgtttgcagctgctcctggcaccccCCGGGCGAAGAAGCCTCGGGCTGCAGCCCCGGCCGTCGCCAAGAGCAGAGTCCAGCCCACGAGGCCGGGGACAGCGACGGTGCCGCCGTGCCGCGCTGCcgtggggctcctgcagccgcCTGTGCGCGCTGCCCGGGCCCGGCTCTGCCGCTCGCCAGCCCGTCGGCTGCGGGGCAGTAACGCTGCCCGGCGCgcagcagggagcaggtgaGAGCGGCGCgcccgcggggcccggcccgctGCACTGGCGGGCACTGGGGGTTCCTGGGCGCGGGGCTGATGGCTGCGCTCGGCCTTTTGCAGGGCAaaagagggagctgcaggagctgtacCAGCTGGGCCCGCAGCTGGGCAGCGGTGGCTTCGGCACCGTT TTCTCGGGCATCCGCCTGTCCGACGGGAGCCCG GTGGCCATCAAACGCGTGGCCCGGGAGAGCGTCCTGCAGTGGGTCGAGCTG cCCGACGGCACCCGCGTGCCCATGGAGATCGTGCTGATGGAGAAGGTGCGCTCTGGCTGCTACAACATCATCCAGCTCCTCGACTGGTTCGAGCTGCCTGACAGCTTCGTGCTGGTGATGGAGCGGCCGGAGGCATGGCAGGATCTCCCgcagttcctgctggagcaTGGGTTGCTGAGCGAGGAGGCGGCGCGCTGGCTTTTCGTCCAGGTGCTGGAGGCCGTGCGGCACTGCACCGCCTGCGGCGTCCTGCACCGGGACATCAAGCCGGAGAACCTCCTCGTGGACCCGGAGAGCGGCGACCTGAAGCTCATCGACTTCGGTTGCGGCACCTTCCTCCAGGAGCGGGCCTACACGCGGTTTGCCG GAACGCACGCCTACAGCCCGCCCGAGTGGATCTGGCTTGGCTGCTACCACGGCCATGCGGCCACCGTCTGGTCCCTGGGCGTGCTGCTGTACGTCATGGTGTGCGGGAGCCTCCCCTTCGAGGACGACCATGCCAtcgtgctggggcagctcttcTTCTGGCAGCAGGTCTCTCCAG AGTGCCAGCATCTGATCCGCTGGTGCTTGGCCAAGCACCCCGCggaaaggctgcagctggaggagatcCCGCGCCACCCTTGGGTGCAGGGCAGGCGTTTTTGA